The Nymphaea colorata isolate Beijing-Zhang1983 chromosome 11, ASM883128v2, whole genome shotgun sequence genome includes the window aaattatttatataatatatattgttttgatattttcctatgtAATACAATTAttaagtatgttatatacattaataattaaattgtaataatatgcttattctgttatatatataataaaattaataataataataataaaataccctcacCGCACTGCCGCACCTacattttttgagatgtgccgttCCGacacccgcaccggcaccggcacccacaCCTTGCACTATGGTGACATAGATTAGAATTTGGATCAATAGGTAGCGCAATAACTCTCCAACCGTTTGAAAACTTAATATCTCATACAATTTCAACAATTATGGAACTCGAATCCTTGTGTGATCCCATGCATTCTAAGTTTTGAATCATGGAGCCAACACTAACCATCTGATTGAAGTTTCAGAAGCACTTAAGCAGAACATCGTGTAATGGCACTGCAGCAGATCTGTTCATCATTTCTTTGTGCTTGCGGCCGGATTTATTGCCGGAAACCGGTGCCCGCCGTAATTTATATTTCTCTCTCAGCCACAGCTCGGAGTCGTCCATCGGCCCGGCGCCTGAGCGAACCGCAGTCGCTGGTGTTCCAAACCGTCCTTGGCAGGCCACAGATCTTTTGCTGCAAACTGAATACCAGAGACCCTCAAAAATTTGAGCCCACTGCATTCACGTGAACATCCTTGTTATGATGAGAACTCTCATTCAAAacattcaattatatatatatatatatatatatatattagagagagagagagagagagagagagagagagagagagactcccCAACAAGCGGTGACAATCACGAGAATGTCTCACCAACTATCAAATTCTCATCCCCTTCTTAATATAGCATCGGGTGCTTCCTCATTTCACcacctagagagagagagagctttagATCACCAGAATGAGACTTCTGGTAGGGCAGTTGCAGGTTGAGTACTCTCTACTGATGCTCCTGTTTGTCGTTACGGCCGTAGTTGGTCTGTGTGCTGCCGGCATGGAAATGAAgaaggcaaagaagaagaaaaagaagaaggacaCAGGTCTGAGGGAAGAAGAGGTTGGTGGATCTAATTGGGATGCCCTAAAGCGGGTTTTGGCAGAGTCGGTTCAGTGGGGTCGCGGCGTCAAGTGGGTGAGAGTTGGGGTGGCCGAAGAGCAAGGGGCTGTAGGACAAGGGAGGCTGTTGGAGGAGGCGGAGTACTTGGAGCAGGGAGAACAGGAGGGCTCGGCGTCGCCATTTTGGCAGCACCGGATTCTCATGGGAGAGCGCTGCGAGCTGCCAAGGTTCAGCGGCCTCATCCTCTACGACGAACAGGGGCGGCCAGTTCATGCACTGGACAGGGACACCCGCCATGACCAACAGGTTACTCTGTTCTAGCTCTAGCTTGCATCTGGCTTCAGGATTTTGTTAAGTTCTAGTCTCTTGATCCGACCTTGGGACGGCATTTGATATGAAGAACATTAGATTCTTTACATGTTCCATAAGATATGATCTGATTttgcatgattttgttttgaatgTTGCTTTTAGATCTATGTTATATTCAGATTGTTAGAtctaaaaacatgtttttgcaGGAGAAATTATCTGCGAGGACTTTGAAAGACCTCCTCTgacccctccctctctcttgctcatACAAGGTGCCAGTGAGTTTCAGCTCAAGGAAGCAGCTCAAAAAGGCATTGGTCTTTAGATTAAAGGCATTGACCTTCATTATCAGTGTATTAACTTGTAATGTGCAGACATTTTTattctgtttctgtttcttgGAGCACAGTAGATTGCAGAGGATTTCATAATCTTGCTTTTGTTGGTTTATATAATTCAAATTACAAATCCAAATTATTCATCGCTGCATGAATAAAAAGGGCCGGCATTAGTATAAACATGTATTACCGTAAACTTTCTAATTCTACCCAATTAATTCGAAATTTATTAGTTCTGAAGCAATTATATCTAATAGGATATACAAGCCAAAACACTtgatcattcatacttcataagcCTAGGAGGTCTGATCGGATCTAATTTTGAACAAGTATCACATATCCGACATCCTTACACTTTGAAAATAGGCTAGATTAGGATCCAAATTTCCGacttggattggattcagattgtgaaatagGATTTCGGAATTGGATTctgattcagatatgacttttcttcatttgtatttgaatttggattcaaacccGAACAAGTAAAAGCAGATTTAAGTATAAATTTGGTTGGAATTTCTGGAGGCAAGTGTGGAAATGGCCAAAGAAACTCCCTGAAACTCCAATACTCAACCACCCTTTTGGGATATTAATTCTAActtctgcttctttttttcttgttaactCCCCAAAGAAATCCCCTACTTGCTATTATGGGTGACTTGTAATCTTTGAGAAGAATATTCTTCCTGTTGGTTACAAGATTGAAGAAAACTCCGGCTGAGATGTTGAGTAACTCGACTGCTTCAAGAAAAGGTCTAGATGTTCTTACTTCTCCTTCTTCCGCTTCCCCAGATTCATTATATTGATTTTCTTGACAGCAAAATTTTTgctataattaaaaaaaaatagaaaaaagtttGCAAATTTAAAGTTTAAGGCTTTGTAaaatatatgataaaaatgttACATGAAACATATGTAAATTGGTAGCATGAAATGAAATCATTGCCAAATTGAGTGCATTTCTTGGCACACCAACTTTAACTCGACATCTCAAAAAGTTAAAAGGAGAATAGACAATAGTGCGACAAATTGGTAGCATTTTCTAGATTAAGTGATAGATATTAAATGGAAGCTTGGATCTTTAGGAGTCATAATTTTTCAGAAGATTCTGCAACCAAACTGTGACGTTTGATTCACAAAAGCCAAAGCAAAGTGTTTCGATTTTTCTGtcaaaataagtgaaaatttAGCTTCAATTTTAATGATTTATGCAATCAGCTTGAGCAACTTCGAATGGGATTCATGTATTATTAATTCCTAGGGTGCGTGTTTGATTAccttgaaaaaagaaagtggaaTAAAAATGGGAATCTGATCCAAGATCTGCCATGCATTAATTCACCTGTATCTGTTTTAGATTAACAAAAAGTACCATCATACTCTTTATTTAatacaaataaatataaaaaataaataagaaaataatgttaaataataatataaaataagaCACGGCAACTATGTTGATTTGTTACTGGTTCACTTCAAATATGACGATTCAGGTTGAACAAGGTGAGCCGGCATGGAACCGACCTGGCCCTATAAGGAGTCGGGCTCTGGTCGGCCCGACTCCTGAAATCTAGGATTGGCTTgattaaattaatatatatatatatatatataatataaaataatatataaaatataattaatcataataaaatattataattatatataaaaatcaataaaaatatatattaaaaaatattattgggcCCACCCAAGCTTAATCAGACCCATCGGACTGGCCCAATAATTGTTTCGACTGGCTTGGTAGTTGGTACCTTTTTTTTGGGCTCGAGTCGAGTCAGCTACCGGGTACGCCCATCCT containing:
- the LOC116264803 gene encoding uncharacterized protein LOC116264803; its protein translation is MRLLVGQLQVEYSLLMLLFVVTAVVGLCAAGMEMKKAKKKKKKKDTGLREEEVGGSNWDALKRVLAESVQWGRGVKWVRVGVAEEQGAVGQGRLLEEAEYLEQGEQEGSASPFWQHRILMGERCELPRFSGLILYDEQGRPVHALDRDTRHDQQEKLSARTLKDLL